Within Actinoplanes sp. L3-i22, the genomic segment TCAGGGCCCGGACGGTGTCCTCGCCGGCCCGGAACCGCAGCCGGATCCGGTCGGAGACCTCCAGGCCACTGGCCTTGCGGGCCTCCTGGATCTGCCGGATCGCGTCCCGGGCCAGGCCGGCCCGGAGGAGATCCGGCGTCAGGTGCAGGTCCAGCGCCAGGGTGGCGCCGGAGTCCGAGGCGACCGCCCAGCCCTCCTGCGGCGTCTCGGTGATGAACACCTCGTCCGGGGTGAGGACGATCTGCTCGTCCCCGACCGTCAGGGTGGCGGTCCCGGTCGTACGCAAACTGGTCTTCAATGCGGTGGCGTCAGCCGCCTGGACCGCCGCCGCGACCTGCTGGACGGCCTTGCCGAAGCGCTTGCCCAGCGCGCGGAAGTTCGCCTTCGCGGTGGTGTCCACGAACGAGCCGGCCAGGCCCTCGACCGCGTTGACGTTGAGCTCGGCGGCGATCTCGGCGAGCAGCTCGGCCGGCAGGTCGGCGCCGGCCGAGACCAGCGCCCGGGACAGCGGCTGGCGGATCTTCAGACCGGACTCGGCGCGCGCGGTGCGGCCCAGCTCGACCAGCCGCCGGGTGGTCGCCATCTGCGCGGAGAGCGCGTGGTCGATCAGCGACTCGTCGGCCTCCGGGTACGCGGCCAGGTGCACCGACTGCGGAGCCTGCGGGTCGACCGGGACGATCAGGTCCTGCCAGACCTGCTCGGCGACGAACGGGGTCATCGGCGCCATCAGCAGCGTCACCGTGCGTAGCGCCTCGTGCAGCGTGGACAGGGCCGCCGGGTCGCCACGCCAGAACCGGCGACGGCTGCGGCGCACGTACCAGTTGGAGAGGTCGTCGATGAACGCGGCGATCAGCTTGCCGGTCTCGTGCGGGTCGAAGGCCGCCATGGCCGCGTCGACCTTCACGACGAGCTGCTGCAACTCGGAGATCACCCAGCGGTCGAGCGCGGTCCGCTCGACCTTGTCGTCGGACGGCGTCCAGTTCGCGGTACGGCCGTAGAGGGCCTGGAACGCGACCGTGTTCCAGTAGGTCAGCAGGATCTTGCGGACGACCTCCTGCAACGCGTTGTGACCGACCCGGCGGGCCGACCACGGCGAGCCGACGGCGGCCATGAACCAGCGGACCGCGTCCGCGCCGTGCTGGTCCATCAGCGGGATCGGCTCCAGGATGTTGCCGAAGTGCTTGGACATCTTGCGGCCGTCCTCGGCCAGGATGTGACCGAGACAGACCACGTTCTCGTACGAGTTGCGGTCGAAGACCAGCGTGCTGATCGCCATCAGGGTGTAGAACCAGCCGCGGGTCTGGTCGATCGCCTCGGAGATGAACTGCGCGGGGAAGCGCTGCTCGAACAGCTCCTTGTTCTGGTACGGGTACCCGAACTGGGCGAACGGCATGGAGCCGGAGTCGTACCAGGCGTCGATCACCTCGGGGACGCGGGTGGATTTATCGCCACATTCCGGGCACGGGAAGGTTACCGCGTCAATGAACGGCCGGTGCGGGTCCAAATCCGACAAATCCTGCTTTGCCAGGACGGCTAGCTCTTCGCGGGAGCCGATACATACCAAATGTCCGGCTTCGCAGCGCCAGATCGGCAGCGGCGTCCCCCAGTACCGGTTCCGGGACAGCGCCCAGTCGACGTTGTTGTTCAGCCAGTCGCCGTACCGCCCGTGCTTGATGCTCTCCGGCTGCCAGTTGGTCTTCTCGTTCTCCCGCAGCAGCGCGTCCCGCACCGCGGTGGTCCGCACGTACCACGACGGCTGCGCGTAGTAGATCAGCGCGGTGTGGCAGCGCCAGCAGTGCGGGTACTTGTGCTCGTAGGGCTCGTGCTTGAAGAGCAGCCCGCTCTCCCGCAGCTCCTCGACCAGCGGCCCGTTCGCCTCGCGGAAGAACATCCCGCCGATCAGCTCGATCTCCGGCTCGAACGTGCCGTCGCGGCGCACCGGGTTGACCATCGGCAGCCCGTACACCCGGCAGCTGGCCAGGTCGTCCGCGCCGAACGCGGGCGACTGGTGGACCAGGCCGGTGCCGCTGTCGGTGGTCACGTAGCTCGCCAGGATCACGATGTGCGCGTCCGGCACCTCGACCAGCTCGAACGGCGGCTTGTAGGTCCACCGCTCCAGGTCCTTGCCGAGGAACGACTCGCCGGTCGGGGTCCAGCCCTCGGGGATCAGCGGCTCGGCGACGATCAGGCGCTCGTGACCGTTCGTGATCACCACGTAGGTGACCGACGGGTGCACCGCGACCGCGGTGTTCGAGACGAGCGTCCACGGCGTGGTCGTCCAGACCAGCAGCGACGTGGTGCCGGCCAGCGGGCCCGAGGTCAGCGGGAAGCGCACGTAGACCGACGGGTCGACGTCGATCTCGTAGCCCTGGTCCAGCTCGTGGTCGGAGAGCGTGGTCTGGTCCCGCGGGCACCAGGGGGCGACCCGGAAGTCCTCGACCAGCAGGCCCTTGTCGAAGATCTGCTTGAGCGACCACCAGACCGAGTCGATGTACTCCGGGTCCATCGTCCGGTAGGCGTCGTCCATGTCGACCCAGTAGCCCATCCGCTCGGTGAGCTGGGCGAACGCGTCGGTGTGCCGGGTCACGGAGTCGCGGCACTTGGCGTTGAACTCGGCGATGCCGTACGCCTCGATGTCCTTCTTCCCGGTGAAGCCCAGCTCCTTCTCCACGGCCAACTCGACCGGCAGGCCATGGCAGTCCCAGCCGGCCTTGCGGGCCACGTGGAAGCCCTTCATGGTCCGGTAGCGCGGGAACACGTCCTTGAAGACGCGGGCCTCGATGTGGTGCGCGCCGGGCATGCCGTTCGCGGTCGGCGGACCCTCGTAGAAGACCCACTCCGGACGACCCGCGGACTGCCGCAGGGTCTGTCCGAAGACGTCGTGTTCCTGCCAGAAACGCAGGATATCGTGGTCAAGAGCGGGAAGGTCGACCTGAGCCGGAACCGGGCGATACATGTGGCAGAACTTTACTCAGCCCGGCCGAGCGACATGTACGCAACCTTGCCCGCGTCCATCTCCAGCAGCAACGTCCAGCCGTCCTGGCCCGCGACCGGCACGCTGAAGGCGCTCTTCCCCTCGGATTTCAAACCCTTGCTTTGGTACGCGGTGAGCACCTCCGCCTCGGTCGAACCACGCTTCACGCCGGCGTCCGTGACCGCGCCGGCCGGGGCGGCGATCGAGGTCAGCTTGCCGTCCTGGAACGTGGCGCCGCCGTTGGTCAGGTAGGCGATCAACCGGTCGGTGAGGCGCTGGGTGGAGTCCGCGTACGCCTTCGCGGCCTTGGCCGATCCCTCGGCCGAGTCGCCGAAGCCGCCGCTGTCCGCCTTGGCCACGTCCTTCTCGATCTTCTCGTCCGCCGCCATCCGCTTCGGGTCGGGCTTCGGGCCGTCCGGGTACGAGTACACGTTCTTGCCGAGCACGGTGGCGACCGGCGCGGTCTGCAGGTCACCGGTGGCCAGCGCCGCCGGCTCGGTCATGCCGAGGGTGAGCTTGCCGTACCGATCGGGGCCGAAGTAGTTCACGGCCGGCGCCTTGCTCGTCCCCGGCGCGGCGGTCTCAGCCTCCTTCTTGCACGCCGTCAGGGCGAGCACCAGGGCGAGTGCGGTGATACCGAGCTTCGCGATACGCATGCCCGGAACCCTAGGAAGATCGACGGTCGTGCCGCGCGCCCATTCACGGGTTTCTTGATGCCGCTGTTACCCGACGTCATCAATCTTGATCGGCGCGTTACTGCGCCGAGTCCTTCTTGACCGGAGCGTTACTCGACCACGTCGGCGGCCGACGCGGCCAGGATCGCCCGCACCGCGGCCAGCACCTCGTCGTCGGCGCCCAGGCCGGCCAGGACGCCGAGCAGGTATGCCCCGACCAGGCCGTAGTGCTCCGGGACGATGCCCAGGCCGAAATGGGCGTCGCGCAGGTCGCGGCCGGAGTACTCGGCGGGGCCGCCGAGGACCTGGCTCAGCAGGGCGACCATGTGACCCTTGAGATGGTCCAGGTCGAGCTCGTCGAAGTAGTCGGCGAGACGGTCGTCACCCAGGACGACCCGGTAGAGCGCGTCGACCGCGGCGGTCACCGCGGGTTGCCCGCCTACGCGGGCGTAGAACGATGCATCCACGAGAGAGAAAATAGAGCTTCGGCTATGCGTTTGTCTTGCGGAGTTTTGTCGGGGGGTGCGGCTAGTTTGCCGGGCATGACCGCCGATCTGACGTTCGAGCAGCTCGCATCGTGGATCCGCGACGGCGAGGTGGAGTCGATCACGGCCGCCCTGGTCGCGGCCGACGAGCCGGCCCGGCGCGCGCTGGCCACGCCGTTGCGCGGGCTGACCGCCGTGCGGCAGCCCTACGTCGAGGGGCTGTCCCATCAGGGCTGGCTGCGGCTGATGGAGCGGCGGCGGGCGGCCCTGCAGCTGGCCGGGGCGGGCTGCCTGACCAGCGCGTCCACGGTGGTCACCTGGCTGCGGAACCTCGGGGGTGCCGATGATCCGGCGCTGGTCCGGGTGTTGAGCGCGCCCGGGCGGCCCTCGCTGGCCGCGGTCGCCCGGGGGATGGCGACGCGGCTGCGGCCCGACCTGGTGGACTTTCAGTGGCGGCTGATCAGCCGGCTGCTCGACGCGGCCGGGGAGCCGGTGCCGCCGACCGAGGCGACGGTGCGGGGCTGGCTGCGGGAGACCGGGTGCAGTGCGGAGAGCCTGCGGGGCGATCCGCGGACGGGTCATCTGCTGCCGCACGTCTTCGCGATCCCGCGGGTCGGTGGGGACGTGAGCCCGGGTGGTCTGGCCAACCTCACCGAGCTGCGGGACGTGATCCTGCCCGGCTGTGTGGCGCGGCTCGCCGACGGGGATCGGCCGGGGGCGATCAGGTCGTTCGTGCAGTTGCACGGGCTGCTCCAGCCGACGGCTGAGGAGCTGTCCGAGCATCGGCAGGCGTATCTGGCGATGTTGGACAGCCCGCACAGCACCGTGGTCGACCTGGGGTTGCGGGCGTTGCGGGCGGTCGATGATCCGGAGCTGGTGGCGGATGCGGCGCTGTCGGTGTTGCCGCGGCCGGAGAAGAAGCTGGTTCGTGCGCAGTTGGACTGGATCGATGCGGTGCTGGCCCGGGGGCCGGATCCGGTGCTGTTCGAGGCGCTGCTGACCGGGCTGGGCAACGAGTCGGTCGACCTGGCCGAGCGGACCGTCCGGGTGATCGCCAAGCACCTGCCCTCTTTCCCCTCCCCTGCCGCGCCCTCCACCGCCTCCCCCGCCGCGCCCTCCACCGCCTCCCCCGCCGCGGCCTCCGCATCCACTGCGGCCTTCGGTCAGGTCGGCGGCCTTGGGATCGTTGGAGACTTCGGTGCCTCGGGATCTCCCGGTGGGGCTGGGCTCCTCGGGGAGACCGCGGTCGAGCGGCTGGCGCGGGCCGCCGAGGGATTGAGTGGCGATCTGCGCCGCCAGGTCATCGCGTTACTGCCGGCCGGGGTGGCTGAGAGCGCCCCCTCGGCTCCGGATCCGCTGCCGGTCGCCGCCGGGTCGGCCGTGGCCGGGCTGGAGCCGATCCGGTCGCTGCCCGAGGTGGCGGCGGCGGCCATCGCGCTGGTGGGGTTCGTCGATCGGGATCCGATTCAGTTGGAGCAGGTGCTCGACGGGCTGGTCCGGTACGCGCACACCGACCGGGCCGCGCTGGCCGCCGCCCTGGGGCCGAAACTGCCGAACTGGTCGGATCCCTACATCAACATGCTGCGGGCGGTGGTCGACGGGACGTGGACGCCGTGGACGCCGAATCAGTGGGAGCGGCACGCCGCGGCGCCGTTCTGGATGCTGACGGCCCGGTTGGAGGAGATCGCGCGGCGGATGACCACGGCCGCCGGCGCCGAACGGCAGCGGGTGCCCCGGCTCGGGCCGCCGGCGTTACTCGCCACCCCAGCCACAGTCGACGGCCACCTCGATCCGGCGCGGGTGCCGGCCTTGCTCGCGACCCCGGCCACTGTCGACGGCCACGTCGATCCGGTCCGGGTGCTGACGCTGCTGGCCGCCGCCGAGCGGGACGGGTGGGAACCGGGTGTGGTTGATCTGGCCCAGGCGGTGTTGCGCCTTCCGCGCGAACTGGACCCGGGCGTGCTTGCCGCCGCCGAGCGGCTGACCGGGCCGGCGGGTCGGTTCTTCGCCGCGTGGGTGCGGGGCGGCGGGCTGCCGGATCCGGTGGTGGTCACCGGCGAGGCCATCTGGCACGGCTGCCCTGACCCGGGTAGGTGCACCTGCCAGTGGCCGTTCCGCCAACGGTGGACGAGCTCGTTCTCGGCGATCCCGCTGCCGGTCCCCCGGCTCGCCACGCAGGACCTCGTCGCGCTGGGCCTTCCCGCACTGGTCCCCGCCACACCAGGTCGCACCGCGCCGGACCTCCCTGCGCCCGGCCCATTCTCGCCGAGCCTCCCCGTGCCAGGGACCGCCGCCGCGCCGGGGCTCGCCGCCCTGGGGATGACCGTGCCGGAGGCTGCTGTGCCGGAGGCTGCTGTGCCGGGGGCGACCGGGGCGCGGGCCGCTGTGCTGGGGCTTGCGGTGCCGGAGGGGCTGCTTGCGGCGTCGGCTGATCCGGATCGGACTCGGGGGCGGCGGTCCATGCAGGCGGCGAGTGCCTGGCCGATGATGTTTCCGTCGCATCCGGAGATCGTGGCCACCCACGCGCTGCCCGAGTTCCTCGGTGCGGTCGAGGACGGTTACCGCTACTACCTGGGGCTTCTGCCCGTGCTGGCCGCGTCGGCCGGACCGTTCGGCCCGGCGCTGGCGCTCGGCATCGGTCTCGGGTTCAGCGCGGATCGGCCCGCAGGCAGGGTGCTGGCGACCGACGCGTTCGTGGAAGTTGCCGCCCGCGGCAAGCTCGACGCCGCCCTGCTCGGTCGCGAGCTGGCAAACCTGCAGCGCGACGGCCGGGTAACCGCCAAGCGGGTGGCCGGCTGCCTGACCGAGGCCATCCGGGCCGGACTGGCCACCGAGGTGTGGGCCGTGCTCCGCGAGCTGCTGCCGGCCGCCCTGACCGCGCCCGGTCCCGGTACTCCCGACCTGCTGGCCACCGCCGAGTCCGCCGCCGCGGCCGTCCACGCGAGCGACGACATCCCCGAGGTGACCGAACTGGCGGCCCGCACCGGCCGGACCCGCCTGATCACCGAGGCCGCCCGCCTGGCCCGAACTCTGACCGGCAACCGCCAGGCCGGAGGTGCATGAGGTCAGTCGCTCGGCCGGAGCTGCACTGAGGTCAGCCCCCAGGCCGGAGCTGCGTGAGGTCAACCGCTGGGCCGGAGGCACGTGAGGTCAACCGCTGGGCCGGACGTGCGTCAGGGCCTACAGGAGGGTGGCTCGGCCCCAGCCTCGGGCCAGGCGGTGACACGCGAACGTCCCGGTGGCTGCGGCGACGATCAAGAGGAGAGCGGCCACGGTCAAAGTCCTGGCCGTGTCGCCGTGCACGGCGGCCTGGAGCATGGTCAGGCCCCAGTAGCCGGGCGAGAACGGCGCTGCCAGCCGCAGCCAGTGCGGAAACAGGGTGACCGGGACCAGCGCGCCGCCGATCGTGGTGACCACCAGGGCGCCGATGTCGCAGATCGCGTGCAGCTCGCCGTGACTGCGGACGATCGCGGCCAGCGCCGAGCCGATCGCCAGCAGGAGCGCGCCCCACGCCAGGATCGCGACGCCGAGCAGCCAGAGTGCGCCGGCCGGGCGCATGCCGATCACCGCGATCCCGAACACGGTGAGGACGACTTGTTGCAGGAGCAGGACGGCGTACACCGGGAGGGCCTTGCCCAGCAGCAACTCGGCGGCGGAGGCTCGGGTGGCGCGGAGCCGGTCCCAGGTGTGCCAGCCGCGTTCGGTGAGGGTGGCGGCGCCGACGATGTGCAGGGCCAGTACCGAGAACATGATCAGCAGGCCGGTCGCGACCTGGGTGGTTCCGCCGGGGATCGCGCGTTGGTAGAGCGGTTTGAGCGCGAGCATGCCCAGCATCGGCATCAGCAGGTAGCTGAGGAACTGGCCCGGGTCACGCAGCCGCAACAGAGCGTTGTGCCTGGCCAGCGCAGTGATCCGCGACAACGACTCGATCATGGGAACCCTTTCGGACGGTGTGCGCGCGGAAATTCAGGTCTGCCGCGAGGGCGGCGGGGCGGAGAGAGGCGGTCAGGCGGCCAGGGAACGGTAGAGGTCGTCGAGGGTGGGGCGGTGGACGTCGATCTCGTGGACCGGGCCGGTGGCCGCGCCGAGCAGGCCGACCAGGGCCGCGGCGGGATCCGTGGTCCGGACCCGGACCTCGGGACCGTCGCCGGAACGGACCCGCACCTCGCTGGGCAGGCCGTTGAGCAGGTCAGACGTCGTACCCCGGGCAATGACACGGCCCGCACGAGCGACCGCGACCGTAGCGCCCAGATCAGCCAATTCCGGTAGATAGTGGGTGGTGTAGAGGACGGCGCAGCCGTCCGCGGCCCGGCGGCGCAGCGCCGCCAGCAACGACTGCCGGGTCTGCGGGTCGGCGCCGGCGGTCGGTTCGTCCATGACCAGCAACCCGGGCCGGTGCAGCAGCGCGAGCGCCGCCTGTACCCGTCGCTGCTGGCCGCCGGAGAGCAGCCCAGTGCGCCGGTCGAGGAAGTCCTCGAGCATCAGGTCGGCGATGACCTCGGCGGATGCCGTGGCCAGCGCGCGGCGGCGCAGGCCGGCCAGCGCGCCGAAGAGCCGCAGATGCTCGCGCGCCGTCGCGCTCGGATACAGCGCGATCCGCTGCGGCGCGACACCGATGTTTCCACGATCCACACCGGGCGAGCGGCCAGAGTTTCCACGATCCGCACCGAGCAAGCGGCCGACCTTTCCACGATCCAAGCCGGGCGGGCGACTGAGGTTTCCGCAATCCGCACCCGGCGGGCAGGCGGGGTTTCCGCAATCCACGGCCGGCGGGCGGGCGAGGTTTCCGCGGGCTGCGGCGGGTGGGCGGCCGCCGATGGTGACCGAGCCGGCGTCCGGCCGGATCAGGCCGGCGAGAATCTCCGCGAACGTCGACTTTCCGGCGCCGTTGTGCCCGACCAGGCCGACGATCTCGCCGGCCGCGACGTCGAGGGTGAAGCCGTCCAGGGCGCGAACCGCGCCGTACCTCTTGATCAGGTTCTCCGCGTGCAACATTCGGGCCTCCGGTCTACGCCGTAGACTGACGGTCTACACCGTAGACTGCACGGGTGCGGAAACTCAAGGACGCCCGGCGGCCGGAAATTCTCGACGCGACCCTGGAGATCGTCACGGAGCGCGGCCTCGACGCGCTCTCGATGCGCTCGGTGGCGCAGCGGCTCGGCCTCACCCCGATGGCGCTGTACGGCTATTTCCGCAGCAAGGAGGAGCTTCTCGACGCGCTCCTCGGCCGCCTGCTGGAGGAGGTCACCCCGCCGCCGGAGGGTTCCGACTGGCGGGCGGCGATGCTGCACCTGAGCTACGAGATGCGGGCCGTCGCCCGGCGCCACCCCACCGTGCTGCCGCTGGTCCTGACCCGCCCCGGCGTCAGCCCGGGCACCCTGCGCCTGATCGACCAGGTCTACCGGGCACTACTTTCCGCGGGGGTCCCCCGGGCGGAGATCCCCCGCCTCGAACGGACGCTCAGCACCTTCGTGATCGGTCACGTGTTGTCCGAGGTCAGCGGCCGCTTCAGCGTCGGCAGTCTGGACCCGGCGGCCCGGCGGGCACAGCTGCCCCCCGCGGAACTTCCCGGCCACCAGGCACTCGCCGCCGAACTGGACGCGCCGGTCGACTGGGAGGCCGAGTTCCGCGCCAACGCGGAAGATCTGCTCTCGCTGGTGGAACGTAGGATCACGGGTTGAGAGGAGCGCCGATGGACCGTTCCTTCATTCTTCTCAAACCCGATTGCCTGCGTACGAATCGGACCCCGGCCGTGGAAGCCGCCGCCACCGCCGAGGGCCTCCGGATCGCCTGTCGCCATCCGGTGTCACTGACCGAAAATGACGTCCGCTTCCTGTGGTCGGAGTACACCGACGGGTCCCACGTGCTGATGCGCGCGCTGCTGGACCGCTACCTGTGCGCCGGCCCGTCCGAGGCGCTGCTGCTCACCGGCCCCGGCGCGTTCGAGGCCGCCCGCCGGGTCAAGCGCACGATCCGCTCCCGCTACGCGAACGGCCCGTTCGCGAACCTCGTCCACACCGCCGAGCGCCGCGGCGAACTGGCCCGCCAGGCGAACCACCTGTTCGGCCGCTGCCCGATCTGCGCGGACCCGTTCGTGTCGGACGAGCCGCTGGTCAACGCCCCGCGCCCGGCCGGCCGCGACTTCCGCCGGGACGTCGACCTGCCCCGCCTGGTCGACTCCCTCTGGCCGGCCCTGCAGGCCCCCGACCCGCCGCCGCCCGCGCCGCACCGCCTGGACGGCCGCTCCCCCACCGCCGCGATCTACCTCGGCGACGACCGCGCCCACTCGCTGGACTCGGCGGTGACCGCGATCTGGTCCGCGCTCCCCGGCGTCGCCGTGGGCCACGCCCTGCAGCTGATGCTCTACGCCGGCCGGGTGGGCAGCTACCCGATCGCGGTGGGCGGCCCGGACGCGATCGCCGAAAGCCACCGCACGCTGCTCGCCCACAACTTCACCGCCTGCGGCATCGGCCCCGCCCCCACCCAGCACTGAGGGCAAAGCGGAACCGGCCACCGTCAGCGGCGGCGACCGACCGCGAGGGCAAAGAGGAACCGGCCACCGTCAGCGGCGGCGACCGACCGCCAGCGCGACGAGGAACTGGCCGCCGCCGGGCTCGACGGTCGCGGTCACCGGCAGCCCGGGAGCCAGCCGGGAGAACCGGTCGACCAGCCAGACGGCCGCCTCCTCGGCGTCCTTCTTGCTCGGACAGCGCGCCACCAGCTCCCGCCCACCCTTGCGCTCGAGCCGCTCGGCCACGGTGATCAGCGGCGCGGGCTCCACCACGTGCAGCCGGTCCGGCCAGGCGATGACCACCTTGACCGCCCCCTTGCGGGTGTTGCAGGCCCGATGCGCCAGCCGCTCGGCAATCTTCGCCTTCTTGTCCGCGGTCCGGCTGTCCACGCTGGGCCCACGCGGATCGTTCACCGACATGTCGGCGTCGACCGGCTCGTCGCACACCCAGCAGCGCCAGCCGTCCCGCTTCGCCACGTCATCAAGAAGACTCATCCGAGCAAACTAACGTGCCGCCGCCGGCTCCCACGACAACCCCGCCGACCGGGAACCAC encodes:
- the ileS gene encoding isoleucine--tRNA ligase, with protein sequence MYRPVPAQVDLPALDHDILRFWQEHDVFGQTLRQSAGRPEWVFYEGPPTANGMPGAHHIEARVFKDVFPRYRTMKGFHVARKAGWDCHGLPVELAVEKELGFTGKKDIEAYGIAEFNAKCRDSVTRHTDAFAQLTERMGYWVDMDDAYRTMDPEYIDSVWWSLKQIFDKGLLVEDFRVAPWCPRDQTTLSDHELDQGYEIDVDPSVYVRFPLTSGPLAGTTSLLVWTTTPWTLVSNTAVAVHPSVTYVVITNGHERLIVAEPLIPEGWTPTGESFLGKDLERWTYKPPFELVEVPDAHIVILASYVTTDSGTGLVHQSPAFGADDLASCRVYGLPMVNPVRRDGTFEPEIELIGGMFFREANGPLVEELRESGLLFKHEPYEHKYPHCWRCHTALIYYAQPSWYVRTTAVRDALLRENEKTNWQPESIKHGRYGDWLNNNVDWALSRNRYWGTPLPIWRCEAGHLVCIGSREELAVLAKQDLSDLDPHRPFIDAVTFPCPECGDKSTRVPEVIDAWYDSGSMPFAQFGYPYQNKELFEQRFPAQFISEAIDQTRGWFYTLMAISTLVFDRNSYENVVCLGHILAEDGRKMSKHFGNILEPIPLMDQHGADAVRWFMAAVGSPWSARRVGHNALQEVVRKILLTYWNTVAFQALYGRTANWTPSDDKVERTALDRWVISELQQLVVKVDAAMAAFDPHETGKLIAAFIDDLSNWYVRRSRRRFWRGDPAALSTLHEALRTVTLLMAPMTPFVAEQVWQDLIVPVDPQAPQSVHLAAYPEADESLIDHALSAQMATTRRLVELGRTARAESGLKIRQPLSRALVSAGADLPAELLAEIAAELNVNAVEGLAGSFVDTTAKANFRALGKRFGKAVQQVAAAVQAADATALKTSLRTTGTATLTVGDEQIVLTPDEVFITETPQEGWAVASDSGATLALDLHLTPDLLRAGLARDAIRQIQEARKASGLEVSDRIRLRFRAGEDTVRALTEHGDLVADEVLATDFAAGEPDWADAREFTDESIDLTFWITRA
- a CDS encoding group 1 truncated hemoglobin, which encodes MDASFYARVGGQPAVTAAVDALYRVVLGDDRLADYFDELDLDHLKGHMVALLSQVLGGPAEYSGRDLRDAHFGLGIVPEHYGLVGAYLLGVLAGLGADDEVLAAVRAILAASAADVVE
- a CDS encoding ABC transporter permease — encoded protein: MIESLSRITALARHNALLRLRDPGQFLSYLLMPMLGMLALKPLYQRAIPGGTTQVATGLLIMFSVLALHIVGAATLTERGWHTWDRLRATRASAAELLLGKALPVYAVLLLQQVVLTVFGIAVIGMRPAGALWLLGVAILAWGALLLAIGSALAAIVRSHGELHAICDIGALVVTTIGGALVPVTLFPHWLRLAAPFSPGYWGLTMLQAAVHGDTARTLTVAALLLIVAAATGTFACHRLARGWGRATLL
- a CDS encoding ABC transporter ATP-binding protein codes for the protein MLHAENLIKRYGAVRALDGFTLDVAAGEIVGLVGHNGAGKSTFAEILAGLIRPDAGSVTIGGRPPAAARGNLARPPAVDCGNPACPPGADCGNLSRPPGLDRGKVGRLLGADRGNSGRSPGVDRGNIGVAPQRIALYPSATAREHLRLFGALAGLRRRALATASAEVIADLMLEDFLDRRTGLLSGGQQRRVQAALALLHRPGLLVMDEPTAGADPQTRQSLLAALRRRAADGCAVLYTTHYLPELADLGATVAVARAGRVIARGTTSDLLNGLPSEVRVRSGDGPEVRVRTTDPAAALVGLLGAATGPVHEIDVHRPTLDDLYRSLAA
- a CDS encoding TetR/AcrR family transcriptional regulator encodes the protein MRKLKDARRPEILDATLEIVTERGLDALSMRSVAQRLGLTPMALYGYFRSKEELLDALLGRLLEEVTPPPEGSDWRAAMLHLSYEMRAVARRHPTVLPLVLTRPGVSPGTLRLIDQVYRALLSAGVPRAEIPRLERTLSTFVIGHVLSEVSGRFSVGSLDPAARRAQLPPAELPGHQALAAELDAPVDWEAEFRANAEDLLSLVERRITG
- a CDS encoding nucleoside-diphosphate kinase, which codes for MDRSFILLKPDCLRTNRTPAVEAAATAEGLRIACRHPVSLTENDVRFLWSEYTDGSHVLMRALLDRYLCAGPSEALLLTGPGAFEAARRVKRTIRSRYANGPFANLVHTAERRGELARQANHLFGRCPICADPFVSDEPLVNAPRPAGRDFRRDVDLPRLVDSLWPALQAPDPPPPAPHRLDGRSPTAAIYLGDDRAHSLDSAVTAIWSALPGVAVGHALQLMLYAGRVGSYPIAVGGPDAIAESHRTLLAHNFTACGIGPAPTQH